The sequence below is a genomic window from Blastopirellula retiformator.
TCGACGTCGTGAATCCGGCCGTCGAGAACACGCCGTTGGTCACGACCCCAACCAGCGAAGAGCAACCGGTCACGGTCGAATCGGTCACGACCGAATCGTTCGCTCCGACGTTCACGACGACTTCGAGTTCGCTCAGCGAATCGACGACGATCTCCTCCAATCCGATGAGCCAGCCGACGGTCGACCTGTTCGGCGTCAGCTTCCAGCAGTCGAGAACGACCGTCACTACTGTGGGCGAGTCGCAATCGGCGACCATCTCGCATGAGGAAATCGACGCGTCGTTCACCGACGAGGTGCTACTCGGCGATTCGTTCGACGCGATGCTGGACTCGGTTGCTGATGACATCAGCGACGCCTGGCGCGTCGATGCGGAGGACGCCGATGACTTTGATGACCTGATCGCCTTGATCAGCGACGAAGAGTAGTCTTCGCCAGTTGCCGACAATTGATAGAAAAGGCCTCCCTGTATGGGGAGGCCTTTTTTATTGGAGCATGATCAGTCAAGCAGGGCAAGGGAGCGGGACGCCAGCCCAATTCCACGCAAGGTAGCCTATCGCGGTCATCCTCGCTCCTTCGCCATCATGGCATCAGGAAAGACTCTCGCAGACTGCTCGGAGGCGCCATCACGGGCAGGAAGTGTCGCCAGACTTGCATTCTCTCGCGATGCATTCGCAGATCACTTGGCCGCAAAGGGGAGATGACCTGGGGCGAAGAACCATCGGCGGTCGACGTATGGAAGCAACCGCAGCAGTGCTCGCGTTCAGATGAGCATCGACCGAAAAGCAATCGCCAAACTATTACGGCAGATCCCAGAAGCCGGACGAGAGATCGGCTTCACCTTCGTCCGACTCTTCCTCAGCATCGCCAAACGAACGATAGAAATCATCGGCGACAACCGCCAGAATCCGATCATCCGCGGTGATGACGCCCAACGTGTCGGCGGGCAAAGTAACGCTCTCGAAGGCGAGAGCTTCTCGCTGTCCGGCGTCCGATTCCGCTTGCGTTTCGGTAGGCGTCGTAAGATTGCCAAGCCCCCAGTCGCTCAGAACAAGACTGGTTGACGTCACGAACGACCGCGAGGCGACTTGCTGCGCAGGCTCCTGCTGCTCTACCAGGGCGCCGGTCTGTTCGCCAGAATCGACGCTGGTCGACGCAACCGACTCATTCACGTCCTCTGGAGAGTTGTTATCGGCGGAGACAAGCTCGCCTTCTCCCGCGGCGCCGTTGCTCTGGGCATGCCGGATCGCTTCCAGCACGCGAATGACATCCATGACGGTGAAGATCCCGTCATTATTTGGATCGAGGAACGGCGCCGGATAGACGTGATCCCCTAGGAAATGCCACGAGTCGGTATAGACCGGATTACTCATCTCAGCCCGGATGGCGTCGAAGTCGGCCATGTCGACCGATCCATCATTGTTGACGTCCCCCAGGTCGATCGGATTTCGCCAAGCCGGCGTGTCGACGCCGACAGCAAATTGATATCCGGTCAACGGCGTAAGTGCGAAGTCCGCCGTCGCGTCACCTAGCACAAAATAGGTGAGCGAGTCCCCGTCAGGGGCCGTGATTTGTAGTTGATAGTCGCCTGCAATGTCGATCTGAAGAGAGAACGCGCCAAAGGCGTCGGTCGTTGCCGACGCCGGCTGTCCGGCCACCAGGTTATCAAGCCGAACGCTCGTGTTTAACTGTCCGGCAACGACAATGTACGCAATTTGCGGCGAATCGAAGGCGACGCTCATTGCCTCGACTTCGCCAGCGTCGAGTTGATCGGTTGTGTATCGCCCAATCAATGTGCCTTGCGAATCAAACGCCTCGAGTCGGCCAATACTGCCGTAATCGCCCCCGATCGCATCGAGCGAGACGCGACTGACGAGATTGTCAAAATCGACGCGCAGCTGTTGTTGTTGGTTCCAATCGGTCAACAACCCGGTTTCGGTCCCGTTCGAGCGATAGTAGCCGAACACTCGCGAACCGGTCGCGGCGTCATTATGATTCAGGGCGAAAACGTCCGGGAACACCACTTCGTCGATGTATTCTCCAAAGGCCGACAACGAAGCGCCCGGCACGCTGGCGTTGATCTGATCCCCGTCGCCAAAATCGTCTGGCTCGACGAAGATCTGCGTCTCGACCGGCATGTCTTGGTCGTCCACCAAGGCGACCGTCCAGCCAGACAGCCCGACTTCGCCCAGATCGAAGACCCCATTGCGGTTTCGATCTTCAAACAAGAACCCGTTGGCGCCCATAGCGACGGTCGGCGTGACCTCGCCCGTCGAACCAGCAAAAACGTCCGAGTAGATGGCGCCGGTTGCATCGATCGCCCGAATCTCGATCGAGTGCTCTCCCGAGTCGGGCAGCGTGATCCGGATATCGATGTCGGCTATGTAGTCGTCGTAGGTTGCGGCCGTCTGCCAAGCGCCGTCGTCAATCCGATACTGGACCTCGGCGACCGTGTTGATTGTGATGTCGTTCTGTAGAAACTGGTTCTGCGATTGCTGTACGCCGGCCGTGTTCAGATTCGGCAAGACGTTGACCGCCGCCTGACCAACAAAGCGATATTCCATCGTGTCGGAATCGAGCGAGCCGCTCCCCTGCAGCGACAGAGGGAGATCCAGAACATCGAAAATCCCATCGCCATCCGAATCCTTCCAGCCGATCGACTCGAACATCGGCGTCGAACTGGTATGAGACTCGTACGCGTTCAGCAGTTGATCGCCCGACAACATCAAGCTGTCGACAATCTGATCGGGATCCGGGTTATTAACGACGGCGTTTGTGTTTTGCGTGTCGTAGTAGCCGCGATGGTCATAGTAGTCTTTGGAGCCGGCATACTCGTCCATCGCCCAGAACTGATGGGCGGTTTCGTGCGCGATCGTGGACGCCGGACGCCCATTGGGAAATGCCATAAAAGCGCCACCGGCGATCGAAAAACCACCGGCGATGCTGCTGGGGTTCTTCCAGAATCCGTCCGCGTCGTTCGAGGCGTCCGCGACGAAGATTGTGAAGGCCCAATCGGTACCTTCGATCTCACGACGTGTGTTATTGAACAGGCGGATGTCTTTGACGATATCGCCGGTCCGCTGGGCCCCGACGTGGTTTAGAAATTCGCCGGCCCAGGTGCTGAACTCGGCCGCTGAACGGCTGATCGGCTCGTAGCGCGTCTCAAACGGCGTATCGGCGTATTGGTAGTTGATGTGGAAGTTGAGTTCGTGGACCGTGTTCTGCGTGGCGAGGGTATCGACCCACCACTGCATCGCTTCGTCGATCTTCGCTTTGGTCGCGTCGATTTCGGCCTGGGTCCAATCCTCGGTACTGACGTCGATTCCGCCGGTCTGCTTCGACTCGAGAAACACGACGGTAACCGACACGTCGCCCAGCATATACTCGCCGGTATCGGTGGGAGCGGCTCCCAGCGGAATGCCAGAGAAATTAAGCCGTGACTCGAGCGATTCGCAGCGGAGCGTCGCCGAGGCCGATTTCCGGCCGCGTAACGCGCGCTCCTTACGAAATCGACGAGCGGAGGACATAGATCAGAAACAACCGTCAATAGGGACGAGGCCAAACGAGACGCAGCGTTAATTCAACTACATTGTCAAATGCGGATCATCGACCGAGAATTCTGCGAACGCTTCGTCAATCTTCTCCGAACTTTCCGGCGACTCCTCGCTGAGCGCCTCCTCGGCGGCGGCGACGATCAACATCGTTTCCAGGTTCCCTTCGCTGACCGTCACGCTGCTCGCGATTTCGGAATCCGTCGTTGCCGATTCCTCTTCCGGAGTCGGTTGCGACGTCGTCGCGGTGCTGGCGGTCGGGCCAGGCACAAACAAAGGCATGTAGGTCGGTGCAGGCGTCGAAATAGGCGAGTCGGCCAGCATCTCGTCTTCGACGTCGACCGATTCGCCCTCTAGGACAAAACCGCTAACGCCCACCGATTCACCTTCCATCAGGCTCGCCCCCGAGTCGAAATAGGGGAAGCCGTCGAAATAGCTGCGAGCCCGATCTCGAGCGTTGAAGACCGTCGTTCCGATGTTTCGCACCATCAACGCCAGGTCGACTAGATCAACGTAGCCGTCATGCGTGAAGTCCATGCGGTAGAGTTGATTGGCGGGCGTCGCCGCCTTGCCGATGTTACGAATGATGTAGGTCAGGTCAACGATCGAGATCGTCCGATCATCATCTAGGTCGTACGGAACAGCAAACAGTTCGGTCGATGGGACGTTGACGCCGCTGACGCCGGTCGTTTCGTAACCGCCGCCGTATTGGACCGTCGCTCCGCCGCCAACAAGCGTGAAGTCCGTAACGACCGGATCAGCGTAATCGCTTGCCGGCGTATTTGCGACGCCATTGCCGAGCGACTGATCGGGGCCAAACAGAATCCGCCCGACCAACACCGACTTGCCATCATTTCCCAAGCCTGAGAGAGGCGTCGAGAAGGTTGCGCTGACTCGATCGGCATAGGAAGCATAGACGGTGTTGGAAGGCGTAAATTTCAGGTCCGAGTTGCTCGTGAATGAAGAGGCGTTGTGATATTCATTGGTATAATCGATCACAACTGAGACCGACTTCACCGAACCGGTTTCCGGGGCCCGGGCGTAGATCTCTACGTAAAAGCTGTCCCACTCGTCGATCCACTCTGCATTGTCAGGCAGAGTCACGACTTCTCCATTCGAATCGACCGTCGTCGGCTGCTTGACGATGCGCATTTCGACATCGACCGGCAATCCCGCTTCAACCACCTCCAGCGTAATCGTCGCCTCGGTGTAGTCGATTTCGTCGGGATCTAAGAAGCCGCCCCCCTCGAGATTGGCGGTCGGGTTCAGGCTGTTAAATTTGTACTCATCGATCCCCCCTTGCTTTGTGTCGGGGAAAAACTCGTTGCTGAGCGGATGCATTGCCGAGATCGTGAACTCACCCAGGGTGTTTTCCGCGACCATGGGAATCGTGAGCCACAGACGCGGCACGCCCGACCCATCGGCGGTTGAGATCTGGAAAGTTCCAATTTCTTCCAGGTAACCATCCACTGACTTCTGCGCGTTGTAGGTCGGCGTTTCTAGCGTGGGCGATCCTGGCCCCTGCAACAGACCGCTGGGCCCCGTGAAATCAAACGCTTCCCCGTCATACTCGATGTCAAACACCGCGCTGGCCACCCCCAACGGGATCGACTTAAAGGGGGTTTCCTCTTCGTCAATATAGTTGGACGGCGGATCGGCGATGTAGCGGAGGTCATCAACGTAGATCTGCAGATTGAACGCCTGGCCTTCGGTGATCGCAGTAATCTGATTTCCGGCCAAGTCGGTCGCACGTAATTCGACGCCGACATAGTTGGTCAATACCTCGCGGGCTTCCAACGTCTCGAACGAGGGACGATATCGACGCAAGCAGTTTGACATGAATGAATCTCGCGATGAGCGAAGATGGAGTGACAACTAAAAGCGGCCGGTTTGATGCGGAAATGCAACTTCCTCACGATAATTGCAACCCGCGCCCTCAACAACAACAATCCCCCCGCTAAACGCGACACAAGGCCGCCTGCAGCGACCATAGGGATTATTCCGGCCGATACCAGGATGGCTGGTCAGAATCTGATGCGCTTATATGGGGCAAAGTTCCCTTTTGGGCACATCACCGCGTCAAATTTCAACGATTTCACAAAAAAATCGTCCAGTTCGGGAACTTCGCATCCGAGGGTTGCGACAAAAAGCATCGAATTGCCGGATCGCCCAAGTAATACCGCCCAGACAAAACGTAGCGATTGGGGCGATTCGAGGAATTTGATTGCGAAGCCGAATTAGCACAACTATCCTGGGCCGCAAGGCTCCCCAGTCCTCCCTGCTTATCCCGTTTAAACACATCCAGAACCGTTGGCTGGCCATGAAAAAGCGAAATAAATCTGCCTCCAAACGCCGTCCGTCGAATCGCCGCTCCTCGCGAAAACCGGCCGTCAGTATGGAAGCCCTCGAACCCCGAGCAATGCTGGCGTCCGACCTCAACGCCTGGCATAACCCGACTCTGGCGCATGACGTCAACGGCGACAATCTGGTCGACCACAACGATCTGGAAATCGTGGTTTCGCAGTTGCGACTCGGTTCCCGCAGTCTTTCCAGCTCTAGCCAGTCGGCAGGCGGGCTGGAAGGGGAACAGGTCGTTTACCTCGACATCAACAATGACGGCCTGTTCACTCCGATGGACCTGAACTCGCTGCTGGGCGAGCTGTTGGAAGCGGAAGACGCCGGCAAGGAATACTCCGCCGCGTTCACGTTCGAGATCATCCAAGAGGA
It includes:
- a CDS encoding dockerin type I domain-containing protein: MSNCLRRYRPSFETLEAREVLTNYVGVELRATDLAGNQITAITEGQAFNLQIYVDDLRYIADPPSNYIDEEETPFKSIPLGVASAVFDIEYDGEAFDFTGPSGLLQGPGSPTLETPTYNAQKSVDGYLEEIGTFQISTADGSGVPRLWLTIPMVAENTLGEFTISAMHPLSNEFFPDTKQGGIDEYKFNSLNPTANLEGGGFLDPDEIDYTEATITLEVVEAGLPVDVEMRIVKQPTTVDSNGEVVTLPDNAEWIDEWDSFYVEIYARAPETGSVKSVSVVIDYTNEYHNASSFTSNSDLKFTPSNTVYASYADRVSATFSTPLSGLGNDGKSVLVGRILFGPDQSLGNGVANTPASDYADPVVTDFTLVGGGATVQYGGGYETTGVSGVNVPSTELFAVPYDLDDDRTISIVDLTYIIRNIGKAATPANQLYRMDFTHDGYVDLVDLALMVRNIGTTVFNARDRARSYFDGFPYFDSGASLMEGESVGVSGFVLEGESVDVEDEMLADSPISTPAPTYMPLFVPGPTASTATTSQPTPEEESATTDSEIASSVTVSEGNLETMLIVAAAEEALSEESPESSEKIDEAFAEFSVDDPHLTM